From one Babesia bovis T2Bo chromosome 3, whole genome shotgun sequence genomic stretch:
- a CDS encoding AP2 domain family protein: MQNVITTSQQALTAAERGYTVSKWLISQQAKFGTKRVTQKRRHMLKLIHPEEKYTHKVMQNGKLIADNALPKSLLCNSAIRKLVYANTVEAQNLASKINWDAYKCDVRGVRWHPSGSWLVQFNRRNYEKNFFVNCKCYFSVQKYGFFEAKQMAIAYRKRLEAEYAELHDTWDRIDRERLEQTRQKRDYHEKVKEEEEFLLADSKPVQNDI; the protein is encoded by the exons ATGCAAAATGTTATAACCACCTCGCAACAAGCATTAACCGCCGCGGAGCGTGGTTACACCGTATCGAAATGGTTGATATCGCAACAAGCCAAATTCGGGACAAAAAGAGTCACGCAAAAAAGAA GACACATGCTTAAACTCATACACCCAGAGGAAAAATACACCCACAAGGTAATGCAAAATGGAAAACTCATAGCAGATAATGCACTGCCAAAGTCGTTGCTGTGCAATTCTGCAATAAGGAAACTAGTATACGCCAATACGGTTGAAGCACAAAACTTAGCGAGTAAAATTAATTGGGATGCATATAAATGCGATGTAAGAGGAGTTAG GTGGCATCCCTCTGGATCATGGTTGGTGCAATTCAACAGACGCAACTACGAAAAAAACTTCTTCGTCAATTGTAAATGCTACTTCAG CGTCCAAAAATATGGATTCTTTGAAGCAAAACAAATGGCTATcgcatatcgcaaaaggCTGGAAGCCGAATATGCAGAATTACACGACACATGGGATAGAATAGATAG agaAAGACTAGAACAGACAAGACAGAAACGTGATTATCATGAGAAAGTAAAGGAAGAAGAGGAGTTCCTACTGGCAGATTCCAAACCAGTACAAAATGATATCTAA
- a CDS encoding Rhomboid family protein: MCKCCAVVPSQHVNVSRKQYTMLMFVFFYMCIFATSEVVSLHPTAVVHLKVDAVNAKTVPVYRKRSVKWQNPTCAESPCYGQRLLTFIRPKTLIRAPQQVEHASRYETAPLYSSSGIRSYARCDLQGSPTALAATGNTLAVASVASQINYLRDWVSAKSNAVSRALQNARKTVPKPGIYLYRTCNDIMVKTERYCRTLVTKLHGLYLKAVTLKLKDLISFGKDPVLNIVRVVAMVYALDWWTGLTNIKYNFDLSPFDVFMKGQYYRLFTSLFLHNGVVHLLQNIRSLWAIGYEAADLLGPRRMLTIYLVSGLVANYISYVYYFAYKNAVPAHVFNATQVAVKGLGQMGMSTHHLVEKVVDRIRAKQGALSLPLFMASYLNDTIFHTVDTYLAPLIPMLNRRQALPDCRDVNCAVQQYIKRKCSRYRACGASAAIYGLMGAVCAYYARFGSASDRRRVTEIITSAIGQNIVALFGAKVDHVSHLAGFLTGMCLTMAF, encoded by the coding sequence ATGTGCAAATGCTGCGCTGTGGTACCATCACAGCACGTAAATGTCTCCAGGAAGCAATACACGATGCTGATGTTTGTCTTCTTTTACATGTGCATATTTGCAACGAGTGAAGTGGTCTCCTTACATCCTACGGCCGTGGTACATTTAAAAGTCGATGCTGTAAACGCAAAGACAGTTCCCGTATATCGTAAACGCTCTGTGAAATGGCAGAATCCTACATGTGCGGAATCACCGTGTTATGGACAACGTCTCTTGACGTTTATTCGCCCAAAGACACTGATACGGGCTCCGCAACAGGTAGAACATGCTTCTAGGTATGAAACTGCACCATTATATTCTAGCAGTGGCATTCGGAGCTATGCCAGATGTGATCTCCAGGGTAGCCCGACCGCTTTGGCAGCAACAGGCAACACTCTTGCAGTAGCCTCCGTAGCATCGCAAATCAACTATCTGCGCGATTGGGTGTCTGCCAAGAGTAATGCCGTTTCACGCGCATTGCAAAATGCGCGCAAGACTGTACCCAAACCGGGTATATACCTATATCGCACCTGCAATGACATCATGGTAAAGACTGAACGTTACTGCAGGACACTGGTCACGAAGCTACATGGACTCTATCTCAAGGCAGTTACACTTAAACTCAAGGATCTTATAAGCTTTGGGAAGGACCCAGTGCTAAATATAGTAAGGGTGGTAGCCATGGTCTATGCGCTTGACTGGTGGACCGGTTTGACCAATATCAAATACAACTTTGATCTCAGCCCTTTTGACGTATTCATGAAGGGGCAATATTACCGCCTGTTTACATCATTATTCCTCCACAATGGAGTTGTGCACCTACTGCAAAATATAAGGTCACTATGGGCCATAGGCTACGAGGCTGCAGATCTACTGGGACCCAGGCGCATGCTAACAATCTATCTCGTATCTGGCTTGGTGGCGAACTACATCAGCTACGTGTACTACTTTGCGTACAAAAATGCAGTACCAGCACACGTCTTCAATGCCACGCAGGTGGCTGTCAAAGGATTGGGGCAGATGGGCATGTCCACTCATCACCTAGTGGAGAAGGTAGTTGACCGTATTCGTGCCAAGCAGGGTGCACTGTCCCTACCTTTGTTCATGGCATCATACCTCAACGATACTATCTTCCACACAGTGGATACATATCTAGCGCCATTAATACCAATGCTAAACCGCAGGCAGGCATTGCCTGACTGTCGTGATGTCAACTGCGCAGTGCAGCAGTACATCAAAAGAAAGTGCTCGCGTTACAGGGCCTGTGGCGCATCCGCAGCGATTTATGGACTCATGGGAGCTGTATGCGCATATTACGCGCGATTCGGGTCAGCAAGTGACAGAAGAAGGGTAACGGAGATCATCACCAGCGCCATAGGGCAAAATATAGTAGCGCTATTCGGAGCCAAAGTAGATCACGTGTCGCACCTCGCAGGGTTCCTTACAGGAATGTGCCTCACCATGGCTTTTTAG
- a CDS encoding PHD-zinc-finger like domain family protein codes for MDQDSAISRDTSQEEDRFWIDTERQYFSSPNPTLLLCLRNHAWHCRYIARESRKLLNTIDGASSGHSGAARSKKSSKTHSSGKSGASNNVKNPGPGATQDGSCPEENGIISVSIGVKNKSMIMTPHGTNAIPSRLPFATGIVTGDHPSYAEDRSFYLSRTQTPGTVDDDLYYNPVVSAKHDSKLRLPMILPSQAPDGIRLLIYCPEEPGRETDPDAPRKPGYKTGMLTDILNPDHIPEILHGPSPVWSRVFQPIFKTGRDISPFYEKSSPLLEDIRGPVVDPVWESHNDFDLSTRASRAPMLCSLGFTEVLPQCTIDYSPKLFTFVEAKAGQICKRCLGMPKVSCPLCMTGDQGNNIPGVCFSNHGSIYNRFELVFNKLDIYKARSDMGMQSYLNPYNAIADSLVPLKRSTDDDITAVIREYVTTLEEIDVAFSSIIERVEAEKKPNFDYWSDIESQMVSSYIEQYNNKMMDNRYNYSTQRQSIDVLRIRITCSKSSTLPVQWTDHALCSVCGSDEDWDDDPILFCDCCYIPMHYCCLGFTPGTMSETIRQNVRRHKLLHTKEDDEPNIDEDEWICPSCLFLLDQLAFLDENMALKAIRIAAGPRNKQMLDMLSGSPIADVSQPLEEARLPYIVGFRYDSPIERIDLCTLYRRTPLSVHLLPSNPPTEKVPNDPADDKRNESVPNDPKKQPKIECLRSRKLTFGALMDYGNIPTTVAITLPGEDIQSPFDYDLSGFEMDLLGRTITQFWSFKGMTQAQLEIARDIFDENLVRYMTDGNLDGMLKLFMYMPKEEENTHHAINQDRAFQRQKAVPQKRGRKPAEFKSERLAQLASSSSITSNPEVRHADEDINPEDMYSFNCKNGLKKLVISVRMARNFFVNVKLPVCILCGFDAYYPGGGPMKRTSKPGTWAHVRCAISMDCTITPQHVDFESFVPKVKALRCLVCHHLSTAIVQCSHGSCCKAFHVTCAASSSNCLFTWDQGGRPDILCPQHASGLAPTVLLRKLQTKIQYKNFKKLSGHETSLDYVNPKDDVFVTHLLDPNYRVIASAIEHVMGLKQRSLFALPMYGDSLNSRTADKITESQEDLRSKAPKKPEGRSQPRDNTGKFESVCKNPGNVLENHDSPQEAMSPKSLDKQDPDGTLPGEVCTPTRDLESIPSSADGSVEVTTDEATPNHDDSGTPVRGIRKRRNYRLELTTPPRVLRPRRQCNTKPTEVKEPVKAKSADTPAVPKGTPRKAVTTCRITQLDKANCVWCGMGNSDDDEATHYKLVYDDKCPTAHHVGSYLFPDYNAARRACEALCERKPSENPVIIEGIPPIILTDLCAASRLVDEKMLSYISEDFIGGQRLITETVVKGYRSALIGLTRLLNILYFKNRNDAEIYGIFDDMIEHMKTIQWIDDARRNCEIGTTSANDLFASLTQMSPNYANTSRGAHDTLDLRQECRNKVLDVLKTLNNTVFMRLEPGVLPMAITKILGPKQQSDISSPGIELVRGYVICSGCMEFKVIETDADEDVGTSRKRVNYAQHYKTCRGCNARACDDCLSQLKSARVRAKANAVASAIPTEHGTADLYMSAATLLSQPLYPGISPPKSRSLQPIVEPDNTAPGRSPVVSMPLLARNQLVEPPGMGVITPMGGGPPLGPMVAPNMNRMCPDTSSPVRRMMPLPHVGSPLPMRNPNAPETHTTPIKQVMMPMCGSVPSMCAPVYNGPGSKTLTPVFNRNAIGSGPNTVKTAPMLKSPSVKNGPFGVALVSPSRCKDSPGPNGSSSRVPKAPAGSPEPTSGNAKSTFLCIRCEDLELDTNLPLLCCALCSRFDGIMVPISRESLSYYLNWTSEYGGYAYVHLICLDWLTYSKVVTPSLRKFPKTSMDHPCHYCGMACGAMMSCSHNYCSVKFHASCGAWLGCKADMGRKPDGLNATSRRAYCLRHTFLGMMRMSQLERKFMVASPHLYDLLVATRSHLATFYGGVYLSKHCVPNKMRNESLTRPALARPPVAGLASVKRPKIPPNATSFHLNNLGNTMSLLGNVNYMSLGLVLSKVTFGQPMTEYAMLPETTARDRLIQALNWTAYNGVNLVTGRRDKKEIRTIIYLIKAGQLKPIHGSKRGRKPKSLDGSNFDNRQKMPMEDILTYCHSGQLDSGEFFCPVCFSIYFERSPGLPGDDLHWIGCDGCERWFHLVCAGLWADGHVDANSPNWFCLACSRQRALNTK; via the coding sequence ATGGATCAAGATTCGGCAATCAGTCGGGATACTTCTCAGGAGGAGGACCGTTTTTGGATAGATACTGAACGTCAGTACTTCAGTAGCCCCAACCCTACTTTACTCCTGTGTTTGCGTAACCACGCCTGGCACTGCCGCTATATCGCGCGGGAGTCTCGTAAGCTTCTAAACACTATTGACGGCGCATCTTCTGGACATTCCGGTGCTGCTCGTAGTAAAAAGAGTTCGAAGACGCACTCCAGTGGCAAATCGGGTGCTTCCAACAATGTTAAGAATCCAGGTCCTGGTGCTACCCAGGATGGGTCTTGTCCAGAGGAGAATGGCATTATTTCGGTTTCTATCGGTGTGAAGAACAAGAGCATGATAATGACTCCTCATGGTACCAATGCTATACCATCTAGACTACCATTTGCTACGGGTATTGTTACTGGGGATCATCCATCATACGCTGAAGACCGTTCATTTTACTTGTCTCGTACTCAGACTCCGGGTACTGTTGACGACGATCTGTATTACAACCCAGTGGTCAGTGCCAAGCACGATAGCAAGTTACGTCTGCCCATGATTTTGCCATCACAGGCACCTGATGGTATAAGGCTTCTGATCTACTGTCCCGAGGAACCTGGTCGTGAGACTGACCCAGACGCACCAAGGAAGCCTGGATACAAGACTGGTATGCTTACAGATATTTTAAACCCTGACCACATTCCCGAGATTCTTCATGGACCATCCCCTGTATGGTCGCGTGTATTCCAGCCAATTTTCAAGACTGGCCGTGACATATCGCCATTTTATGAGAAGTCCAGTCCATTGTTGGAGGATATAAGAGGTCCTGTGGTTGACCCTGTGTGGGAGAGCCACAATGACTTTGACCTGAGCACTCGTGCCAGTCGTGCTCCCATGTTGTGCAGTCTCGGGTTCACGGAAGTGCTGCCTCAATGCACTATTGACTACAGCCCGAAGCTGTTCACCTTTGTGGAGGCTAAGGCAGGGCAAATATGTAAGCGTTGTTTGGGCATGCCAAAGGTGTCGTGCCCGTTGTGTATGACTGGTGACCAGGGCAACAACATACCCGGGGTGTGTTTCAGCAACCATGGGTCCATCTATAATCGCTTCGAGTTGGTATTCAACAAGCTGGACATATACAAGGCACGCAGTGATATGGGCATGCAGTCTTACCTCAATCCCTACAATGCCATTGCTGATTCCCTGGTACCACTAAAGCGCTCCACTGACGACGATATTACGGCAGTAATTCGGGAGTATGTGACAACGCTTGAGGAGATTGACGTCGCCTTTAGCTCTATTATCGAGCGAGTGGAGGCCGAGAAGAAGCCTAATTTCGATTATTGGTCTGATATCGAGTCCCAGATGGTCAGCAGTTACATTGAGCAGTACAACAACAAGATGATGGATAATCGCTACAACTATAGTACCCAGCGCCAGAGCATAGACGTGTTGCGCATCCGTATAACGTGTTCCAAGAGTTCTACCTTGCCCGTACAGTGGACTGACCATGCATTGTGCAGTGTTTGTGGCAGTGACGAGGATTGGGATGACGATCCAATTTTATTTTGTGATTGTTGTTACATACCCATGCACTACTGCTGCCTAGGGTTCACTCCTGGCACCATGTCCGAGACTATACGCCAGAATGTGCGGCGGCACAAGCTGTTGCATACCAAAGAGGATGATGAACCTAATATCGATGAGGATGAGTGGATATGCCCGTCATGTTTATTCCTGTTGGACCAGTTGGCCTTCCTAGACGAGAACATGGCTCTTAAGGCCATTCGCATAGCTGCCGGGCCACGTAACAAACAAATGCTTGATATGTTGAGTGGCAGTCCTATCGCTGACGTGTCCCAGCCTCTGGAGGAAGCTCGTTTGCCGTATATAGTCGGATTTAGGTACGACAGCCCTATAGAGCGCATTGACCTATGCACGTTGTATCGCAGGACACCATTGTCGGTTCATCTCTTACCAAGCAATCCGCCCACTGAAAAGGTACCTAACGACCCTGCCGACGACAAGCGCAATGAATCTGTGCCAAACGACCCTAAGAAGCAGCCTAAGATTGAATGCCTGCGCAGTCGCAAGTTAACGTTCGGTGCACTGATGGACTATGGTAACATACCCACTACCGTGGCAATAACCCTCCCCGGTGAGGATATACAATCGCCATTTGACTATGATCTTAGCGGCTTTGAGATGGATCTCCTGGGTCGCACAATAACTCAATTTTGGTCGTTCAAGGGTATGACCCAGGCCCAACTGGAGATTGCCCgtgatatttttgatgaAAACCTGGTGAGGTACATGACTGATGGCAACTTGGATGGTATGCTGAAGCTATTCATGTACATGCCCAAGGAAGAGGAAAATACTCACCACGCGATTAACCAGGATCGTGCATTCCAGCGTCAGAAGGCTGTACCACAGAAACGGGGTCGTAAGCCTGCCGAATTCAAAAGTGAGCGTTTAGCCCAGCTGGCCAGTTCTAGCTCCATCACCAGTAACCCGGAGGTGCGTCACGCCGATGAAGACATAAATCCCGAGGACATGTACAGCTTTAACTGCAAGAACGGCTTGAAGAAGTTAGTGATCTCAGTCCGCATGGCACGCAACTTCTTCGTTAACGTGAAGTTGCCTGTATGCATTCTCTGCGGTTTCGATGCGTACTACCCTGGTGGCGGTCCCATGAAGCGTACTTCCAAGCCGGGTACTTGGGCGCACGTGCGCTGTGCCATTTCCATGGACTGCACTATTACACCGCAGCATGTGGACTTTGAGTCCTTCGTACCCAAGGTCAAGGCCCTCCGTTGCCTTGTGTGCCACCATTTGAGCACTGCCATTGTGCAGTGCTCCCACGGCAGCTGCTGCAAGGCGTTCCACGTTACCTGTGCGGCGTCATCCTCTAACTGCTTGTTTACATGGGATCAGGGTGGCAGACCGGATATACTATGCCCTCAGCATGCATCCGGGCTTGCGCCCACCGTACTTTTGCGCAAGCTCCAGACCAAGATACAGTACAAGAATTTCAAGAAACTCAGTGGCCATGAAACCAGCCTGGACTACGTTAACCCCAAGGACGATGTGTTTGTTACCCACCTGCTAGACCCCAACTACAGGGTCATCGCATCGGCAATTGAGCATGTGATGGGTCTTAAGCAACGCTCGCTGTTTGCACTGCCCATGTATGGCGACTCGTTAAACTCGCGCACGGCTGACAAGATTACTGAGTCACAGGAAGACCTTAGGTCAAAAGCACCCAAGAAGCCTGAAGGTCGTTCACAACCACGCGATAATACGGGTAAATTTGAGTCAGTTTGCAAGAATCCTGGCAATGTCCTGGAAAATCACGATTCTCCCCAAGAAGCTATGTCTCCCAAGTCCTTGGATAAGCAAGATCCAGATGGTACACTACCAGGTGAAGTCTGTACTCCCACGAGGGATCTTGAAAGTATCCCTTCAAGTGCGGATGGGTCCGTGGAGGTGACCACAGATGAGGCGACGCCAAATCATGACGATTCAGGTACTCCCGTAAGGGGTATACGGAAGAGGCGCAACTACAGGTTAGAGCTTACAACCCCTCCTCGTGTCCTAAGGCCTCGACGGCAGTGCAACACGAAGCCTACGGAGGTGAAAGAGCCTGTGAAAGCAAAGTCAGCGGACACGCCGGCTGTACCCAAGGGAACTCCAAGGAAAGCTGTTACAACATGCAGGATCACACAACTGGATAAAGCAAATTGCGTTTGGTGTGGGATGGGTAACAGTGACGACGACGAGGCGACGCATTACAAGCTGGTCTATGACGACAAGTGTCCCACCGCGCACCACGTCGGTAGTTATCTGTTCCCAGATTACAATGCCGCAAGACGCGCTTGCGAGGCCTTATGCGAGCGCAAGCCCAGTGAGAACCCAGTGATCATTGAGGGCATACCTCCCATCATTTTAACCGATCTTTGCGCGGCGTCACGTTTGGTTGACGAAAAAATGCTATCGTACATATCAGAGGACTTTATCGGTGGCCAGAGGCTCATAACAGAGACTGTTGTGAAAGGATACCGTTCGGCACTAATCGGGCTCACCAGGCTACTTAACATTCTGTACTTCAAGAATAGGAACGATGCCGAGATTTATGGGATATTCGATGACATGATTGAGCACATGAAGACTATACAGTGGATCGATGACGCTAGACGGAATTGTGAAATTGGTACCACCTCTGCCAATGACCTTTTTGCCTCTTTAACGCAAATGTCACCCAATTACGCCAATACATCTCGAGGTGCACACGATACCTTAGATCTTCGCCAGGAATGCCGGAATAAGGTATTGGACGTGCTAAAAACACTGAACAATACAGTATTTATGCGTTTGGAGCCAGGGGTGCTGCCCATGGCCATCACGAAGATACTGGGACCTAAGCAACAGTCTGATATCTCATCCCCAGGAATCGAGTTGGTCCGTGGCTACGTTATATGTTCCGGTTGCATGGAATTCAAAGTGATTGAAACGGATGCTGACGAGGATGTTGGCACCTCTCGCAAGCGTGTGAACTACGCGCAGCATTACAAGACATGCCGTGGATGCAATGCCAGGGCATGCGATGACTGTTTATCGCAGTTGAAGTCAGCTCGTGTGCGTGCGAAAGCGAATGCAGTGGCTAGTGCCATACCAACGGAACACGGAACGGCGGATTTGTACATGTCCGCTGCTACATTACTGTCGCAGCCCTTATACCCCGGTATAAGCCCACCCAAATCAAGGAGTCTGCAACCCATAGTGGAGCCTGATAATACGGCCCCTGGCCGTTCCCCCGTGGTGTCAATGCCACTGTTGGCCAGGAACCAGTTGGTGGAACCACCTGGTATGGGCGTCATCACACCAATGGGCGGTGGACCACCACTTGGGCCCATGGTGGCGCCGAATATGAACAGAATGTGCCCGGACACCTCGAGCCCGGTGAGGCGGATGATGCCACTTCCTCATGTTGGCAGCCCGTTGCCTATGCGGAACCCTAACGCCCCGGAGACACACACAACTCCTATCAAGCAGGTGATGATGCCCATGTGCGGGTCCGTGCCTAGTATGTGCGCACCGGTCTATAACGGCCCCGGGTCTAAAACACTGACACCGGTTTTCAACAGGAACGCGATTGGTAGTGGTCCCAACACAGTCAAGACGGCACCAATGCTCAAGAGCCCATCGGTAAAGAACGGGCCTTTCGGGGTTGCCCTGGTGTCACCTTCCAGGTGCAAGGACAGCCCTGGCCCGAATGGATCAAGCTCTCGAGTCCCCAAGGCACCAGCTGGATCACCAGAACCAACGTCTGGAAATGCCAAGTCCACATTTCTATGCATTCGGTGCGAAGATTTGGAGCTTGATACTAATTTGCCACTACTGTGCTGTGCATTGTGCTCGCGCTTTGATGGGATCATGGTACCCATTAGCAGGGAGAGTTTATCGTATTATTTGAATTGGACCTCGGAGTACGGCGGATACGCCTATGTACACCTGATTTGCCTAGACTGGTTAACGTATTCCAAGGTGGTGACCCCCTCTTTGCGGAAGTTCCCAAAGACCTCGATGGACCATCCATGCCACTACTGTGGCATGGCGTGTGGAGCTATGATGTCATGTTCGCATAACTACTGTAGCGTTAAATTCCATGCATCCTGTGGCGCATGGTTGGGTTGCAAGGCTGACATGGGTAGGAAGCCTGACGGGCTCAATGCTACTTCACGACGTGCATACTGCTTGCGTCATACGTTCCTAGGTATGATGCGCATGAGTCAACTCGAGCGCAAGTTTATGGTGGCGTCACCACATCTATACGACCTGCTAGTTGCTACGCGTAGTCATTTGGCAACGTTCTATGGAGGTGTCTATCTATCTAAGCATTGCGTGCCAAACAAGATGCGCAATGAAAGTTTAACAAGGCCCGCTTTAGCTAGGCCTCCAGTAGCTGGATTAGCGAGTGTCAAGCGGCCCAAGATACCGCCTAATGCTACCTCGTTCCACTTGAACAACCTCGGCAATACCATGAGTTTGCTCGGCAATGTTAACTACATGAGCCTAGGTCTAGTGCTTTCTAAGGTAACCTTCGGGCAGCCCATGACTGAATATGCCATGCTGCCCGAGACTACTGCACGTGACCGATTGATACAGGCTTTGAATTGGACTGCTTACAACGGTGTGAATCTAGTCACTGGCCGCAGGGACAAGAAGGAAATACGCACTatcatatatttaataaagGCTGGCCAGCTGAAGCCCATACACGGTAGTAAGCGCGGACGCAAACCGAAGTCACTTGACGGCTCGAATTTCGACAATAGGCAGAAAATGCCCATGGAAGATATACTCACGTACTGTCATTCCGGTCAACTGGACTCTGGTGAGTTCTTTTGCCCCGTCTGCTTCTCTATATACTTCGAGCGCAGCCCGGGCTTACCCGGTGACGATTTGCACTGGATTGGTTGTGACGGTTGCGAACGCTGGTTCCACCTCGTATGCGCTGGTCTGTGGGCTGACGGGCACGTGGACGCCAATTCACCCAACTGGTTCTGCTTGGCGTGCTCACGCCAACGCGCACTTAATACCAAATAG
- a CDS encoding putative 60S ribosomal protein L15-1 produces the protein MGAYRYMEELWRKKQSDAMRTLLRIRTWEYRQLSAVHRVSRPTRPDKARRLGYKAKQGFVIYRVRIKRGDRKRNVQNGIVYGKPKHQGIRKQKSKRNLRSRAEERVGRRCGSLRVLNSYWVGQDALHKFYEVILVDPFHNAIRNDPRMQYITKPVHKHREMRGLTSAGRKSRGLRVKGPKAAKLRPSIRANWRRRQIQRLWRMR, from the exons ATGGGCGCCTACCG GTACATGGAGGAGCTCTGGCGCAAAAAGCAATCAGATGCTATGCGCACACTACTTAGGATCAGAACCTGGGAATACAGGCAGCTCTCTGCCGTACATCGCGTTTCTAGGCCAACCCGCCCCGACAAGGCCCGTCGCTTAGGTTACAAGGCCAAGCAGGGATTCGTCATCTACCGCGTACGCATCAAGCGCGGTGACCGTAAGAGGAACGTACAAAATGGCATTGTCTACGGAAAACCAAAGCATCAGGGTATTCGCAAGCAAAAGTCTAAGCGCAACTTGAGGAGCCGTGCCGAAGAACGTGTTGGAAGACGTTGCGGCTCACTCCGCGTTCTCAACTCATACTGGGTGGGACAAGATGCCCTTCACAAGTTCTATGAAGTCATATTGGTGGATCCATTCCACAACGCCATCCGCAATGACCCCAGGATGCAGTACATCACCAAACCAGTGCACAAACACCGTGAAATGCGTGGACTTACATCTGCAGGTCGCAAGTCACGTGGTCTACGTGTCAAGGGACCAAAGGCAGCAAAGTTGAGGCCATCAATCCGCGCAAACTGGAGGAGAAGGCAGATCCAGCGCTTGTGGCGTATGAGGTGA
- a CDS encoding nonclathrin coat protein zeta2-cop-related family protein yields MAYIRITQVDAILLLDRQGGRIAVNYYPQHCAAPTNPGAPSHLWEDLNKQKALEKTITQELGLNDAHEGATGCRMVEGYLVNYYHAIDFSILVLGPTSENEILLSEVCNTVKKCLTAITDEQLKVEVICNKLDSVFLILDDVVDGGIIMESDHNVIVKRLKGKSGDSSDHMPLNQAIYNIRNNVIRNLLNS; encoded by the exons atgGCATACATCAGAATCACGCAAGTGGATGCTATATTGTTGCTAGATCGACAAGGTGGAAGGATCGCAGTCAACTATTACCCTCAGCATTGCGCTGCACCAACAAACCCAGGAGCACCTAGCCATC TCTGGGAAGATTTAAATAAACAAAAGGCACTTGAAAAGACAATCACCCAAGAACTGGGATTAAACGATGCTCATG AGGGAGCGACAGGTTGTCGCATGGTTGAAGGCTACCTAGTGAATTATTACCATGCAATCGACTTCAGCATACTGGTGTTAGGACCGACGAGCGAAAATGAAATACTGCTCTCGGAAGTATGCAATACCGTCAAAAAATGTCTAACGGCAATCACAGA TGAGCAGCTGAAGGTTGAAGTCATCTGCAACAAGCTAGATTCGGTATTCCTAATACTGGACGACGTAGTGGATGGAGG AATAATTATGGAATCGGATCATAACGTAATCGTAAAAAGACTCAAGGGTAAATCAGGAGATTCCTCGGACCATATGCCACTCAACCAGgcaatatacaacatacgCAACAACGTTATCAGGAATTTGCTAAATTCCTGA